CTAACTAGGTGAGCGGGGAATGCCCCTCTACAAACTCCTGAAGAAGTTAGATACTTTTGTCTTGATAGAGGAGGCTCAGCAAGCCTTGGATAGCTTGAAAGTGCTATTAACCTCGGCCCCGGTCCTCATCGCCCCTGAGCGACTTGAACCACTCCTACTCTACCCCGCGGTGACCACCCACGTGGTCAGCACCGCTCTTGTAGTCGAAAGGGAGGAACCGGGCCGTTCGTTTAACACAAAGTACACCGATTGTTGAAGGTTCAACGACCAgtgtactttgtcagcgaggtacttACTGAGACCAAGGCTCACTTCACACAGGTGCAGAAGCTCTTATACACCATGCTCATGGCGACTAAGAAGCTGCAACACTATTTCACTGATCGTGAGGTCATTGTCGTCACCTCGTTTCCTCTCGGGGAGGTCATCCACAGCCACGACGCTACGGGATGGATCTCCAAATGGGCACTCGAGCTCATGGGCTACGACATCAAGTATGTCCCCTGCACTGCTTTTAAGTCGCAGGCCCTGGCTGACTTCATCGCCGAGTTGATGAAGGTCCAAATCCCGACTCCAGACATCGCCCACGACTACTAGACCCTATACTTCGACGGGTCAGTTATGGGACCCGGCTCGGGGGCCGGCGTGGTGCTAATCTTGCTTGAGGGGAACAAGCTCAAATATGCGATCCGTCTCCACTTTCCAGCCTCAAACAACATCGCCGAATATGAGGGCCTTATCTTTGGCCTCTGCATCTCCATTGAGCTCGGAGCAACCAGGCTCTATGCCTATGGCGACTCCAAGCTGGTGGTGGACCAAGTCATGAAGAAGTCCAACTGCGAGAGCTCCCTCATGAACGTGTACTGCCAAGAGGTGCGCAAGCTGGAGGACAAATTTCGAGGAATCGAGTTGCATCACGTCCCGTAGAAGGACAACAACGATGTTGATACGCTCGCCAAGATGGCGACCCAATGCAACCCTATTCCCAGCGGGGTTTTCATCAATGATCTTCACGCACCTTCAATCCATGTCAAGCCGGACCTACCTTAGAGGCCGTCTGACCCGATGCCCGGGGGCCCCGGTCAGGTGCGTCCCAGCTAGGCATGGGCTCGGGGGCTCCGACTGAATCGTGATGGAGGTTACACCTCCAGCAGCCGACGCAGCGGTAAACGACCCTGACTGGAGGGCGCCCCTCCTGGCCTACCTCCTTGATGAGGTCCTCCCAGCCAATATAATTGAGGCGCGAAGGATTGCTCGacgcaccaagatgtatgttgCCACCGACGGTGAGCTTTACCAGTGCAGCCCATCGACAGTGGGAATGCTGATGAAATGCATCCCGACCCATCAGGGCAAGGAACTCCTTGAGATCCATGCTGACATCTGTGGACACCACGCAGCCCCACGATTGCTAGTCGGCAAGGCCTTCCACCAAGGTTTGTACTGGCCAACAACACTACGTGACACGGAGGAGGTTGTTTGTACATGCGAGTGGTGTCATTTGTACGCTTGGCAGACCCTCCTACCAGCATTGGTGCTTCAGACCATCCCCGTCACATGGTCATTCGTGGTCTGGGGTTTTGACATGGTCGGGACTCTCAGGAAGGCCCCTGACGGTTTCACTCACCTGCTTGTCGCGGTGGACAAGTTCACAAAGTGGATTGAGGCGAAACCATCACCAAAACCAATTCCCAAGAGCCCATCAAGTTCTTCCTGAACATCATCTACTAATTTTGTGTGccaaacaccatcatcacagacaacggtaccaacttcacaggcaagaAGTTCTTTGAGTTCACCGATGGATACGGGATGGATCAACTGGGCGTCGGTTAGACACCCTCAAACTAATGGGCAAGTGGAGAGGGCGAATGGCATGTTCCTCCAAGGACTTAAGCCTTGCATCTTCAACTGGCTCAAAAAGTTTTCTGGACACTGGGTTGAGGAACTCCCTAATATCCTCTAGAGCCTGAGGATAACTCCCAATTGATCCACTGGGTTCACCCCATTTTTTCTAACATATGGGGCAAAGCAGTGCTCTCCTCCGACCTAGACTACGGTGCCCCAAGGGTCAAAGCCTTTGACCCCTACCGAGCCACGGAGGCTCAACAGGACGCGGTCGACTTGTTGGAGGAGGCTCGGGAGACGGCCTTGGTCCGCTCGGCTCATTACTAGCAAACCCTTTGCAGGTACCATGAGAGGAAGATCCGAGGAAGAAAACTCGAAGTCAGCATCATGGTACTACGGAGAGCGCGGTCGCCGAAGGACTGGCACAAGCTCACTCCGTAGTCAGCCAGGAACTACCGACTGAAGGATAGTGACGGCAA
The genomic region above belongs to Panicum hallii strain FIL2 chromosome 4, PHallii_v3.1, whole genome shotgun sequence and contains:
- the LOC112890369 gene encoding uncharacterized protein LOC112890369, which codes for MEVTPPAADAAVNDPDWRAPLLAYLLDEVLPANIIEARRIARRTKMYVATDGELYQCSPSTVGMLMKCIPTHQGKELLEIHADICGHHAAPRLLVGKAFHQGLYWPTTLRDTEEVVCTCEWCHLYAWQTLLPALVLQTIPVTWSFVVWGFDMVGTLRKAPDGFTHLLVAVDKFTKWIEAKPSPKPIPKSPSSSS